Part of the Lycium ferocissimum isolate CSIRO_LF1 chromosome 6, AGI_CSIRO_Lferr_CH_V1, whole genome shotgun sequence genome, CCTTGGTTGGTCACTGAAAATCATTCCAATAGTGTGTAATTTTAATGAAATTTCAAAGGCTAGAGATGGTATTCTTTCACATAATTTCATGGCAAATTATGAATTTTAAATTCACAATCAAGTTGGGATAGTATGCATGTCATAGAAACTTGCactagtgaagaagaagatgagttAGCTCCTACCCTTAAAGTTCCTTATATTGTGTTAGATTGAGACTCCATTTTGAAAAAAACAGATTTGAGAATATAtagttttgatattttgagcaACTCAAGTCATTTTTCCCTTGAGTTACATTTATGGCTTATAAATTTGAGAGAATGAAGTGGAACAAAAACTCTGGGAGACTGGGGTTCAAATTCCAGCGGTGATAAAAAACATAAGGtgatctttttccttttctacaTAAGCTTAAGTGGTCAGAGTTATCTGGTATTTGTGGTGTTGGGAGGTAGCGTATACACAGTGCGATAGTCGAGATGCGTGAGGGCGTATATTATTGGCATGCTTTAGGTCATATGGTAAAACGATGCTGTTGTATGGTGTATTAGCCCtcctaattttaaaaaaaatttgtcttCATGCGCAGCTCTTATCATACCTCTGGTActtgtgtttgtgtttgtggTACATAGCTTCTAATGCTGCTCCTACAAATTTTACAGGTGATGCCTAAGAGAACTAATGTTCCAGGGATGAAGCAATTCCGCCCAGGGCGCTTCAATCCATACTTAGGTTACAGGTCTAGAAGGCCTTATGCAGCGCCCTATTTCTACTCTCCATATGGATACGGGTGAGAATTTTGATTCACTTTGATTATCTCAAACCTTTCACAGCCTGCCTTGTTATATGTGAACCAACTCTTTTTTACTATTTCGCATGTTTGCAGAAAAGTTCCAAGGTTCAGGAGGCCTGCGCGATTCATGCCTTACTATTAAAAGATGTCATATGACTGTTACCAAAATCTGATGAATGCAGACATCTGGAGACCATTTTGATCTAGTTTTAGTTTGAGACATTGTAGTAGTTACCTAGCGTAAGTTTATGCTTCGTATTTGCATTTGAACCTGGACAAAGTCTCTTGTATTTGTACACTAGAATGATCCTGTTGGATGGTAAGTGATTATTATATTACTATAGTAACAAAAAATAATGACAGCATAAAATTTTTGCATATGTTATAGTTAGTTCAATGTATGGTTGGTTGTACTGGAAAAGATAGTCGCTTCATATCTTAACTCATGAAACtgattgccaaaaaaaaaaaaaatgaggagtATCGGCCACATTAAATTTACCTTCCCACTTCATATCTTATTTCACGAAACtgattgccaaaaaaaaaaaaaaaaaaaaagaggagtaTCCGCCACATTAAATTTACTTTCTGGGAAGGTCCATTTGGTAATCAAAAATTGCTCAGCAACAATCAGTCAAGTGGGGAATGTAAGGATGAGTCTCTGTACTAGTAAAATATGCATAAGAGTAATTAAAGATTATAAGGCTCAAATCTCTGCATTACAAGTTACAGTTACTTACTATATTATTTTCCACCGTGCGAGCAAATCTTTACATCAGAATTTATGCATAACTCGTAGTATGTATGAGGAGCGAACGAAGGATGTTTAGATGAATGTATgggcatactaggagagatatgATCAGTAACGAAGTTATATGGGGCGAGGTGGAAGTGGCTCCCGTGGCGGAAGATGAGGGtagcgagactgagatggttcgggTATGTAAAGAGAACGTGCCAGTAAgcaggtgtgagaggttggctatagCAGGAGTTAggagaggagaggtagagggTAGAGATTTGAAGAAGAGTGGGAGGTAATTAGGCGAGGATATCTGGCAGACACTGCTAGAGTACGTGACGCAGATAGGAAATATGGAGATCGAGGATTAGAATAGAAGATTAGTAAGTAGTTAAGCGTTCTCCTTATTGGTAGCGTGCGTTAGTAATCGCGTAATTTACTTTCATCGATGCGTCTTACCGTTTGTTTCACCATTTGCTTTTtatcttgatattttgttgttatattttttttgatatcatgtttcaaattcttttctttctttttgaataagggtctatcggaaataacctttctaccccacaaaggtcttttctttcttttgagtCAGGATCTATCAGAAACAATTTTTCTACCTTTGTTTCTACCCACAAAGGTAGGGTAAGGCCTGCGCACATCCTATTCTCCCAGAccacattgggtatgttgttgtagtagtCTGTTCACCAAACAATTTCAGAGTTATATATCAATAGGTTGATATTTTAAGTTCATATACAGTAGTATCTATTTTTGTTATGTTGCAAATTTAACTGCACCATGACCTACCATCTAGAAACATGAAGTGAGAAGGCCATCCTAAATCCTCAACAGTTAGGGAAGAAATTTATAATCTAATCGCAGTAAGATGAACAAAATTTGAGAAGGTAGGCAAACACATTAGACTTCACTGCAGAACCAGTATCTCACTGCAGAACCAGTGTCTCAAAATAACACACacatcaagaaaaggaaaataaataaattgaaccCCCTTATACCCTAAACTTACGGTCCAACTAAAATAAACAGAAAGGGTACCCGATAGATCGACTAATTTTACTCGTTCACTTCCCCATTGAGCTCTGCAGGAAACCTATTTACTTCATGTCTTTCAACAAGAAACATTGGTTCACAAGAGAACAAGACTGCAGATTAAAAAAATACGGATAAATTAGAGAAGCCTACAGGCCGCGTCGAGAGGCTATTCTTCGTCTTCTTAGTCGCTCAGCTACGATGAAGGCAAGTTCAAGAGACTGGGAAGCATTCAATCTTGGGTCACAATGTGTGTGGTAACGAGAGCCCAAATCGTCATAGGTTACTGTTCTTGATCCGCCGATGCATTCAGTCACATTTTGCCCCGTCATTTCTAGATGGATACCTCCAGGGTGGCTACCTTCTTGCTCATGCACATCGAAGAAAGCTCGGACCTCAGCCTGCCAATTTAGTACAATATGTCATTCAGATACAGGCTTTAAACTTTcagattggaaaaaaaaaaaaaaaaaaactaccgaAATCTCAgtctttgtaaaaaaaaaaaatacactttcAACCACATAaacttattttcaatttttattgtgACGTTAAGCCTCTAACAATCTACCTCTATGgaagcacatatatatatgcggttTCAACAAAGGGGTTGTTTGATCGCTAGTTAGGAAGTGAgttattcatgttttaaaaccaGCATAACTAGTACCACGTTTGGTAGCATTTTAGTTGTTATGTATAAAGTTCAGCACACCAAGTACGGTATTTGGTTACCCGTTTACAATCCGggggaatctatgtattatttataCAGGGTAGAAGATAGAATaaataatacatgaataactaattCCTACATTACTAATGCCAGCATAACTCTAACCCGCAACCAAACAACCCGTAAGAGTCTCTGAACAGATAAATATCTAGCAAAAGTATCTCTCATTTCATGGGAAGCAGCCACCTCTATCAATTTCACTTCTAAGAGAACATGTATCTAGCTGAATTCTCTCCCAAAGTCGTGAAAAACTTTTCATTGTCCAAGGTAATATTACCCTAGAATCATAAATAGGATGCACAGATGAAACATACCAGGATTGAATCGAAAGCACGGGTTTTGAGTCCACATGGTGCCTTGATGGTGTTCCCGTGCATTGGGTCACAAACCCATGTCACAATCTGACCAGCTCCTCGTACCGCCCTGACCAAGTGGGCAAGTTTCACTCTCATGTTCTCAGCACCCATTCTCACAATTACAGTTATTCTTCCAGGCTTATTGGCTGGATTCAGGATGTCAATGAGTTTAATTAGCTCGTTTGGATCCATCTTTTGGCTCACCTGCAATAAAACCTCCATCTTTAGGTAACTAACAAAAACAGCATTGACTAAGACAATTAGGTAAGTAtctcaaattgactctcgagaaACGAAACATGACAGCTAATTTGGGAGGGAGGGAGTAACATTTCGATGCACGGAAATGGGTTTGCACTCGAAGTTATACATACCTTTATGCCAAGAGGGTTTGCTACTCCTCTCAAAAACTCGACATGAGCACCGTCTAGTTGCCTAGTTCGTTCCCCAACCCAAACCATGTGAGCAGAACAATCATAGAAAAGACCAGAAGTTGAATCCTCCCTTGTAAGTGCTTGTTCATAAGGAAGAAGCAAGCACTCATGGGATGTCCAGAAATCAGTAGTCGACATGATAGGGTGTTCGAGTGTGAGTCCACAAGCAGCCATGAATCCTAACGCTTCATCCACCCTGTGAGCAAGTTCTTGATACCTACAAAACATTCCCCAATATCAACATATTAGACTTAAAATCGTCTGATTAACCTAATCTAGATGAATCTGCATGTGAAATTGACCACTAGTTGTAACGACAAAAACTTGGCATTTCAGGCCCAAGTACAGCATAGCCATGGAACTCTTTCCAATTTTTCATCTCTGATAAAGACATAGGCCAGTTTGTCCATACAAATTTGtcacatttaaaaataaaaaaaataaataaataaaaaaacagtGTTTAGTTATATACAGTGAACTCATTGCTTGAAAAACTTTTTGAAGATAAGTTTCAAGTTTGAAAAGTGATTTTGACCAATTTTTCAagtgaattttctttttccactcacaaaatttcaacttttttcaagttaaatgcatgtccaaacacaactcgATTTTCGAATACCGATTTTCAATGTTTTTTCAGCTACTACTTTTTTTTCGAATATCACATTTTTTATGTCCAAGCGCCTATATAGAATCTGCCATGAAACTTGATTAAAGATTAAAATATCCATACCTATCTCCCTGCTCACTGTTCTCCACAAAATCAAGATTCCATTCAGTGACTCTCTGCATTGCAGCATAACCTCCAGTAGCAAAAGCCCTAAGAAGGTTAAGCGTCGCAGCAGATTGCATGTAAGCCCTAATAAGCCTATGAGGGTCTGGAATTCTTGACTTCTCATCAAATGTATCACCATTGATATTGTCACCCTTGTAACTTGGTAGCTTCACTCCATTTACCTCCTCAAATGGATCTGATCTTGGTTTTGCAAACTGACCCGCCATTCTTCCAACCTATAATTAACCATGTAACAATTTAAGGTTAATATCATGAATTCTTTCAATTCACAAAGCTCATTATAGTGATCCGCATTCTATATATTCAAGTAACTACAACTTATAAACACAAACATTTAACTAAAGCAAATATAGATATGCACGtgcatatatcatatatgtatacatatattggatGTACAAACAAGAACACACAGACACACACATAACATATATGTATCACACATAGCACACACACAAAACATATATTTTACACACATAACACACGCACAGACGCACACATACATACTCCCTTGGTTCCATCTCATATGAAATACTGAATACACACTTTATGATTTTCACTTGGCATAAATATTTACATTAATtataaagaagaaaatattgaaataGTGGTTGAAATAGCTTGACAGAGAAAACTCCTATTAGAGTTCAAAATTTGAATAGTTTAATCATTAATGAATTTAAATTCTTGGAAGTTATAGAAATAGAACAGTGTCAAAAAATTTGGAACCTCCAAAATGAAATTATTCTATAACAAGGTTTAAAAGGTAAAAAGATACAAACATAATAGCACAATTTTCACACAAATCCATAAACATGAGAATTAAAAAACAGAATAACCCAAATTTTAGCATAAAAATAGaatctttttttaaagaaaacatttccttCCTACCAAACACATCTATATTAGCACAATTTTCACACAGATCCATAAAATTGAGAACTAATAAGCAGCAAGAACCCAAAATCTAGCCCATCAAAACACATAATTTAAATGAAAGTCATAAAAATAGAATCTTTTTTACCTTAATGACAGGGACTTCACCACCAAACATTAGAACAACACTCATCTGAAGCAAAATCCTGAAAGTATCCCTAATATTATTAGCATTGAATTCCTTAAAACTCTCAGCACAATCACCACCTTGCAATAAAAAAGCTTTCCCTAATGCAGCTTCACCAAGTTTCTCTTCTAAACTCCTAGCCTCACCAGCAAACACAAGTGGTGGGCTTGATTCAAGTGTTTTAAGAACACTTTCAAGTTCTTTTTCACATGGGTATGCAGGAAGTTGCAAAGCTTTCTTGGTTTTCCAACTATCAAGACTCCATTTTTGCTTAGTTTTTGCAGGATCTGACACGTGTACGGCTGAGATGTGGTGGCGCTGTCTAAGAGAAATACGAGGTTGTTGAGGTGAAGGATTGTTATGGAGGTGAGATTGAACAATggattttgatgatgacaatgatAAGGTGTTTGATAAAGAAGCCATTTTTGTTTATGATTCTTGAAAATCCTCTATTTCTctcactataaaaaaaaaaaagctgtttagagagagagaggaagaggATCTATGGAGAAGGAGATCTGAAAATGGGGTTTTTAGGATTATTtatagaagttttttttttttttttttttttttgtgggagAGTAGATTTTGCTGAGATTATGGAGGGACGAGTAAGTGTTATAATTGGTAGTTGAGAGGCACTTTGGCAAATAAGTTGTAAAATTTGGGGTAAAGATTTTTCGGGTGACAACAAAAGTTAGGGTTGTCGGAACAGTCTCTCCACCTTCGCGCAGGCGAGCTTTGTTTTATATTCTACTCTCTCAAACTCCACCTCGTGAGACAcacttttgttgttgttgttattattaacAAAAGTTAGGGGTATCGTAACAGTCTCTCCACCTTTCAAGATACGCAGTATATTCTACCCTTCTCAAACTCTATTTTGTGAaattatactgagtatgttgttattAACAAAGGTTAGGAGTGTCGGTTGgtattttgtctttttttctttttaatctgtttttagaaagaaaaaaaaattatattttatcacCATAATTTATGTGAGATTGGACAAGggctttttgatgatgacaatgatAAGTTGTTTGATAAAGaagtctttttttttggttctttgaTGACTCTTGatcctctttctctctcactataatgaaaagaaaagattcGCAACTTCTTTTATCTATGGAGGATGATAGTTTTTTTGTGCCTTTTTCAGAGTGTTATTATGCTTCTTTATTCTTTGTTATCTCTCATTTGAAACTTTTCTATAAAAATATAAGATTGACACATTCATGGAAAGGTCAAATACGCTATCGAATTACGTGAATGGCTCATTTACGCCACCGTCAATACCTGCCTATTTATGCTATCGTCTTTATAAAACGGCTCATTTATTATTGTCATTACCAAAAATGGTTATCTAcgccattttttttattaaagtcGCTTTTACATGATACGTATctaactagattatggttgtgggtgggtgtatttggcttatttttttattaattgagATTTAAAATTGAGCTGATTTATAAATGATGTGGACCTTTAATCACGTACGTGGCTATTATtgtaaaatcaaaattattaatgaaaaatggcgtGGATGTTCATTTTGGTAACGCATAAAGATAAATGATCCGTAAACTATATGATGAAATTAAGATAACGAAATATTTCCGATAACAATGACATATTCGAGCCTTTTTAAATGACATTTTATCTCTAATCGAACTCCCATTTTTATGGGATTATACtctttatgttgttgttgtttgtaatTTTTGAGGGTGTACAATTCTTGCAGCGAGATATGGAGAGTAGGTGTAGAACTGGTTATTGAGTGGCATTTTGGTAAATAAGTTGTAAAAATTGGGATCAACGACTATTTGAGAGACAACAAAAGTTAGGAGAGTCGGTTGGTGTTTTTGTGAAACTTGAAAGGTCATACTCGGTACTTGTTCCCCACAGGGACATTGTTGTTCTACTTTTTTTTGGTTGAGAATTGACACTTTTAATCCCCCAAATATTTgataaattcttattttaatatttaatacaatATTTTTGGGCAAAAGGATAAAATATATCCCTCTACTTTCTTTTATTAGCCTGTTAGTGATTGTGAACAAAAATATATCTTGATCACATATTACAATGTtacattctcgtattattttgTCTTGCGCCGGGTAGTCAAGAAATGATGGCAATGACAGTTAACGTATGGAGAATTGTGTGTtcgggaatattaagaaaggcccgGTAAAAATAAGAACGATTACGTTAAATACGATCAGAAAGGTATAGGGCAAATTTGGAGGCCCAAGGAAATGTTTTTCATGAATGAAGAGAAATTTGCTAAATTTTGAAAAGGGGCCATTGCCGCGGACCCTGTTTTTTGCAATATTTGGTAAAATTAAATCCAAGCCAAGCTAGGGGCAAGTATGGTTGATTATTATTGGaaggaactatatatatatataggtggaaagatgactaattcatcttatttcctgTAGTTTtcgagagaaagaaagaaagaaaagaaaaaagaatggcCATTAGACttcgaggaaaaaaaaaaaaaaaaaaggagagaattctcaacttgttcttcatagccaaacaatccctcaAGAGTTCTTGGTAAGGTGAGGTGACTTGTGGAGCGGGAAGAAAAACACATATCCACATACAAGTTGTTAAATTGAGcagtgaagaagtgaggaaaaaaGGTAGcgttttaattcttttcttatatgttatggatgtttgagtatgttgtgtatgaaaatggatgaaattcatgtgatggaagtgtgtgtgtatgtggcgAAAGTGACTTACAAAGCAAgcgggtgtgtgtgtgtgtgttgtgttgtattgtgttgtgttgtgtgttggttgttgttgtaatgtaggAAAATATGGGAAATCCATGAAAAAACATGcatatgggtgtgttggccgaatggtaggtaGTGGAagggtgtggtgaattgattttatttacaaTGGCAATTGTTGTTATAGTAAAGTTCTATGATGTAAGaataaggatttaatggtttgaaGAAGTGAAAAGttgggttgttgtgatggaattgaaagaaaggaaacgTTGTCGTTGTTTCATAAAAATTGTAAGGTATgagtaagtagtatgttgatggagTTGTTGGTATATCGTACGAATTCAATTGTATcaaattatattgaattgtatggaattgtattgactgcattgaaaagaattgaattgagttgaattagtAGTAGAAAATGCATATTGGGATGGTCtcgttgcatatatgagaattttggattgaatatgaaattgatcaattgttgaaaattggatatatagcttggaatgctcttggtttatgtttgaatgatctcaaattagtacCTATGAATATGACGTATTGATATTGGGTTGTAAGTATAAGGTTGGACTTGGAGTTGTTTAATTACTTGgaaaaataagactatttgccaGAATGCGttttttagtcgattgttgatgtttgttatattattttgttgagtaattgttgttgttttggtaGAGTATGAATCTCGGGGGATGTTATCATTATAGGGAGATCTTACTTAATTTTTGTTTATAAACTAAGTATGCTGGTTGAGAttaacaattggtaattgtgaccaaattgtagattttggcgaacttggagcttaaAAGAGTTTGGAGACGTGTCTGACGGAAAAATTATTCTCACTCCTTTATGGCATTATCCTAGTTATTATAAGTCGAACTCAGACCACgtggaaaagtcctacccctggAAAACGACACCTAAGTTGTTCACTTTTTCATTGTAAATTGAATCCGTAAGCGTACCCGTAAGGTAAAGTAaagttcaaacgtccgaaacctttgtaaATGAACGAATGCCTTCAAATCTAAAGTGCGAATGACCCAACgggacataatgaccatatttttatgttcgttactcgaGTCTGGACGTACGTGCTTTCTTGCCTATTACTTTCTTTTCATAGaagctttataattttattttatgttttctcgtggTGTTCTTATTAGAACGACGGTCTCGCCCTATAATGATTATTCTGAGAGTGGACGGTTGACCGTGGGTTATTCCATGCGTAGCTctggggctaccgaccttacgtcaccccatGCATTCCTTGAATTATAAAtgtcgcttatatgatatgtcgtgacatgtatatgatatgtatatgaaaatagATTTCGGGTGGAGGGAGCACACGCGCGCGCACGCATTGCCACCCGGGTGAccggcgtaattccatcccggacgcggatgcccgacgcggacCCGCATGCGAGCCGACGTACTTGCGGCTatgacttgttctattttcacatgtatatgacaagaaatgttttgaaaaaatatatatgcatggcATGACATCGCACAGAAAACACCAGTGCAGGCCATGTCCTTTTATAGATTATATGATCTTGATCCTGGCAATTATTATTGTGGCGTATTCTTGGCCTCgttgtattattttcatggcttgtCACTGATCGCTCGTCTTGACTGCACTTTTCTCATTGCGTCTCGTACTGTGGTCAGAACGAGGTTAATGAGCTCGACCACAAGGCTTTTCATTGTCACATTCGAGAAGTGACTCCGGTTATTCAAAGACTTCCCCCATTTTAAAATtactgtacatatatatatatgtgtagacACAACAAAGTCGGCTACGCATATTCACATGTATCTTGTTAGAGAGCTCGTAGACGATTATGTATAGTACGGGATGTTTTATAGTTTGAACATCCCCTTCACAGCGGAAATTAACGATATGCTACTTACGATTGGTGTCTTGTTTATATGTATCTGCCATCGAtgatgtgaaaaaaaaaaaaaaaatttgctagtgttcatatggcccacttagtaataagaataagACGTATGACAAGTGGTCGTCTTGTGACACAGTATCGAGTCTTTACTGCCGCGCCCCTAGTTCGTCGTGACATACAAAG contains:
- the LOC132059026 gene encoding phospho-2-dehydro-3-deoxyheptonate aldolase 2, chloroplastic; translated protein: MASLSNTLSLSSSKSIVQSHLHNNPSPQQPRISLRQRHHISAVHVSDPAKTKQKWSLDSWKTKKALQLPAYPCEKELESVLKTLESSPPLVFAGEARSLEEKLGEAALGKAFLLQGGDCAESFKEFNANNIRDTFRILLQMSVVLMFGGEVPVIKVGRMAGQFAKPRSDPFEEVNGVKLPSYKGDNINGDTFDEKSRIPDPHRLIRAYMQSAATLNLLRAFATGGYAAMQRVTEWNLDFVENSEQGDRYQELAHRVDEALGFMAACGLTLEHPIMSTTDFWTSHECLLLPYEQALTREDSTSGLFYDCSAHMVWVGERTRQLDGAHVEFLRGVANPLGIKVSQKMDPNELIKLIDILNPANKPGRITVIVRMGAENMRVKLAHLVRAVRGAGQIVTWVCDPMHGNTIKAPCGLKTRAFDSILAEVRAFFDVHEQEGSHPGGIHLEMTGQNVTECIGGSRTVTYDDLGSRYHTHCDPRLNASQSLELAFIVAERLRRRRIASRRGL